A stretch of DNA from Choloepus didactylus isolate mChoDid1 chromosome X unlocalized genomic scaffold, mChoDid1.pri SUPER_X_unloc2, whole genome shotgun sequence:
GTTCCTCAATTTatgtttggaaaataaaagaCACAGTGAGCAagattttattaagatttattaagATTCAATTTCTCATACATTCTTAAATAAGCTAAGCAAAACCAggtatatatcttttaattttgctAACAAAGAGTGAAATGAATAAGGCAGACTAAGAATTAATGACTTTTTCCCACCATTTTGTGATCACCACTATTTTATTGTGGGATCCTTTCCCATTTCCACGAAAATCCCTACACCAATGCCGGGTTATCCTGTCCTGAAACAGCAAAAAATATTGCAggttgttccatttttttttttttcacaaacacaaaaacatgttttaaccgataaacagcaacaaatgtgTTATCCATGACATTCACAAACTTAAATTCTGACGCTAAATAAACTTTCTATTTAAAAGAACATttgagaaagaacaaacaaaagacaaaccAACAAGTTACTCTTACAGAAGATGAAAACTCCAGCCCAAACTTAGAACCTTTCCACTCTGAAATATCTGCCTCACACTTCACTTGCAGGAGGAGCTGCTGGCCGAGGCCCTGGGCCGTGCCCTGGCCGGGACAGTCGTGCCAGCCGTGACTGGAACCCTGGTTCCAGCCCTCTCCTGCTCATCCCTCAAAGCCTCTTCATACAGGGCAGGGAAGGAACTAGGGACCGTATCATTGATCTTGGCCAAAACCTCCAAGACTTTCATCTTGCTGGTTTCAGCGTGGGCCCTGGAACCCCACAAGAATTCGTAGCGTGGAGGGTCACTGTCGGGCACCTGCTGGTACTCCAGGTACTTTTCCTGCACCAAATCTTTGGTGAGGAGCCTCCTGGGCTCCCCAAAGATTAAGTGCTTCCTCCCAGCAAACACCCCCAATGCATTCAGGAATCCCCAGATCTCTTCCTCAGTGGCCCGATTGCCCTTCATGAAAATCACACCCAGGAGGGTCATCAGGAGACCCGTTCTAGGCAAGGCCCCACCACCACTCAGATTCCCCTCACTGGTGAGATCTAATTTGCTGACAAGTGAATAGGACTGACCACTGGGATCAACTTCCTTTAATTCAAGGCCAAAGACCAGCTCCATGCGCTCAGCGGTTCTTCTgaggatctcagggaattgattCTGGTACTTCTTGTTGACAATCTTCAGCATGGCTGCTTTAGTGATGGGCTCTTTCGATTTATACTTCTCTGTCAGGAACTCCACCAACATTCTCGCCTTCCTGGTGAGAGGATCTCTGCAGGAACTCTCAGCATAGCAGGTGGCCTGAAAGGAACTTGGACGGTTCTCATCTTGGCACCTGGCACCTTCAGCAACTCTCAGGCGAGAAAAAGCTTTAGTAGGAgtagtggggggtggggaccTCTGAGACTCCTGGGGAATGCCAGCAGCAGGGGTGCACTGGAGAGCACCCCCTAAAAcaggagaggagggggaaggagattCTTCTTCCTCTGCTGCAGGGGCCTCAGCACCCTCAAGACCCTGGGTTTCACCTTGGGCCTGCCGGCGTTTCTCACGGGCCCGGCTTTTACTCTTCTGACCACGAGGCATGATGAACCTGGTTAGTGACAACAGGTAGAAACGTGGGTAAGAAGGGCACAGGGTGTGGGGTCCACTGGAGGAAGGAGGATGAGGGGATGTGCATGCCTTCAGCAGGAAGATACCTACCTGGTCTGTAGCAAAAACCACCTCTGCAGGTTTCCTTGAGGTCACTGCTTTCCTGGTCAGCCTGTCCCCTGAGGACTCTGTGGAAGTAACTGGAGTGTGTCTTCAGAGGCATCTGCCAGCTGTGCTGGGGCTTATTCAGGTGACAGCAAGGATCTGGCAGTAGGACCCCTGctatggagtgtgtgtgtgtgtgtgcgcgtgtgtgtgtgtgcgtgtgtgtgtgtgtaggtccTCTCAGTTCACATACGAGACCATCATATCAACTGTCTGCAGCATCCAGACCCCCTCCCCTCTGCTGCCCTGATACCGACACCTCAAAATTCCCTAGGACACGTCaggaagaagtgaagagacaGCTCAGCCCATACCCCTGGCAGGGGCACACTTAGACCATGTTCCCCACCTCCTCGAGACTCGTGATGAAAAAGTGAGGGGCACCTCAGCCCTGCAGCCTCGCCACCCCGCCTGGGGCCTCCTGCAGCTGTGGGGTGGGGATCTTCGTAGTCCCCTCCAGATTGTGCTAGAGAGTCCCCCCAGTCTTCCCTCCGGGACCCCTCTTGTTTCCATCTGGGATTCCTTTTCCCTGCTGACCTGAGCGTACCAGACTCAAACATTAACGCCTTCATTCACTGAGACCCAGAATCGGATGTGAGGGACCGTTAAGCTTAACAGTCATGGCTCCGGCGGgacccggggtgggggtggagcgGGCAGGGAGGGGGACAGCGCGAGGCCCTGTTGGGGCCTCATCTCTCGAACGAGGCCGGTCCGCACAACTCTAACTCAGTATTTTCAAGCGCACCTGCCTTCTTCTAGGACTCCTCCCTTTGACCGGAGGCCGCACCTCCCACACAAAAGTGTCGACGCCCACAGCCGTGCGAGGCAGAAGTCCAGGAGAGCCACTTCCGTCACCCACAGGGGCCACTTCCGTTGTCCACCCGACCTGGGGTTTCCCAGGGCTGACGGCAGGGGCGGGGCGGTGCGCTGCCTCCTCTTGCTGAGGGGAGAGGGATTCTCACAGGACGCATGCACGCTTCTCCGTGACTCCTGGCGGGACCTGGGACTTCATCTGCTGGACTGAGTGAGCCAGCTGTGCCTAGAGCGTCCCAGAAATGCAGTAGGGGCAGGGCTCTCTGGGGACATTTCTCTATTATGGGGAGGTGTTCTCTCAGTCCTCGCTCAGCATGTTATCATGTTACCTAGATGCCCCCTCAGATCAAAAACCTCGACTTCCTGAGACTCTTTTTATGGAAGTGCAGTTGCACTTCATATGGCCGCTGCTTGTGCCTTGCAGAGATGATTGCCCACAAGGCGTGTAGACCTTGTGGGGTCCCCTCCCTTCTGGTGTGTGGAAGAGCCTCACGCAGACATCTGGCAGGGCCTGAGATTTCTCCCTTTTCTGATTTGAGGTCATCCCCAACCTAACCGAGGTCCTAAAGACTCCCAAGGGGAAACTGAGAGGGGTCTGGCTTGAACGCTCTGCCTGGGACTTCCTTGGCTGACATCAGGGGTAGTCCTGGAAAGCTTAAAGAATGAGCTCCTCCCCTTATTGTGCATGATTCACTGTGCCACTTGCTATTCTATTTTAGCACGTTCTTCATAGtgtattaaaatgataataaaaagtcAGTTCTTACCCACTATAGAGCTTTCCTTTGGTTATGAGCACAATTCTTGGAGTCCACCTTAACCAGCCCAAAGTTTTGTGCTGTCCTGCTAGTGCCCCCTGGTACTGGCACCTGTGGTCTGAGGCGCATTCTGCAGTGGAGTTGAAATTCATTGTCCCAAGAACTCTGGGAAGAAACAAGGGCCGAACTTTCAAAGCTTTCCGCCGAGGGATCCTGTCATCTGCCCTCTACTGCAGGCTCTAGAGTTGCCTCAACTCAGGGCACACCCGCAGCTGCCCGCACACAGGTACTAGTTCAACACAAACTCGAGGTCGCTCAGAGGTTTCTCATTTGGGTCTTTTTGCTGTTGCTGTTGATATTCTTTGTTATTGCTTCTTTAGTTTTCCCAGGATTGTTTTTGGGCACCGGAAATAGCAGCCTGGGGTGGGTAGTCATATTGGCAGCTATGGGTAATGCCCTAAATCTGTAAATAAGTagaattaaaggagaaataaattaaGGAGAATTAACATCATGTTTGCCCCATCAATAATCATAGTATACTGCTCTATTTGAGACTTCCTTTACCTAAGTCTGTCTGCAATTTTTTACAGTGGCCTCCACAAAGATCGGATAAATTTTTCTTAGATATCTTTTtagatatattttggatatttttgttGGTGTGAATGGTATATTTTCCATTATAAGGTCTAATTAGTTAATAATTTGTGAAGCAGCTGCCTGATTTTGCTATAGTGATCTTCTATAAATCGGCTCTCTGAAATTCCTtatacatttgaatattttctgtgccttttcctgtgagtttttaaataaaaggctCATATGGTTACCATTATTTATCTCTCCTTTTCATTAGTGAAAACTCTTATGTATGTTGACTTTCTTGCATGTGGCAGTGTATTTGCTAtatcttccagttttttttttcctatttttctaagttagCAGACTTGATATTTTAGAGCAGTTTAAGATTCACGGAAAAGTGAGCATAGCAGGGTTCCCacattctccctctctccccactcaGCTTCCtccattaacattttacattagttgATACATTTTGTTAACAATTGATAAAATCACTACTGCTACATTATttttaactgaagtccatagtttataagGTTCACCCTTTGTGTTGCACAGTATTAtttggttttgacaaatgtataattccatttatccaCCATTATAGTATCatgcagaatagtttcactgccttaAAATGCCCTCTGCCCCACCTATTCATTCCCCTGCCACCTCACCCtgaatccctggcaaccactgatcttctgtctctgtagttttgcctttcccagaatgtcgtatagttggaatcatacagaatataGCTTTTGCagactggcttccttcacttagcaatATGGCATTTAAGGATCCTTCATGCCTTTTTGTAGCTTGAtaggtcattttttaaattgttgaataatattccattgtatggacgcACCATAGTTCATTTGTCTGTTCACCTATTGAAACAtaacttggttgcttccagtttttggtaattatgaataaagcttctataaaCGTCtttgtgcaggtttttgtgtgggcatAAGCTTTCAACTCATCTGGGTAAATACCCAGGAGAGTGATTGTTGGATTAAATGGTaaatctatgtttagctttgtaagaaacttccaaacagtcttccaaagtgggtgtaccattttgcattcctaccaacaatgaatgagtgttcctgttccTTTGCATCCTTGACAGAATTTGGTGTTAGCAGCGTTTTGGATTTTAGTCAGTCTCATAGGcatatagtggtatctcattgtggttttaatttgaaattcccTAATGGCATataatgttgaacatttttccgtatgtttatttgccatctgtgtatcttctttgatgaagtgtctgttcgtattttttttttgcccattcttaattgggttttttgttttttactgttgagttctttttatattttggatataagtcctttatcagataggtgttttgcaaatattttctcctaaatcTGTAGCTTAACttctcattctcttaacagtgtctttcacaaagcagaagtttttttttaattttaatgaagtctaacttaatttttttttctttcatggattgttCTTTATGTGTTGTACCTAAAAAGTTATCACCAAATCCAAgatcacctagattttctcctattcattttctagaagttgtgtagttttgatttttatattttggtctatgatccattttgagttaattttcggGAAAGGTGTAAGGTCTCTGTCTAGATTCAttttttggatgtggatattAAGATGTTCCAGCAGTATTTGCTGAAAAGGTTATCCTTTGTACATTGAAtttcctttgctcctttgtcaaagagcAATTGATTATATTTGTGTGattctgtttctgagctctctatttagatctatttatctattctttcaccaatactACATTGTTTtggtagctttatagtaagtcttgaagtcaAAATGTGTCAGTCCtttgactttgttcttcttcattatcatttattctgcttggtgttctctgagcttcctggatctgtggtttggtatgtcattaattttggaaaattctcagccattatgaCTTCAGATATTTTGcctgttcttttctctctttcttttctttctggtatgCCCATTATGCTTGTGTCCCACCTTTTGTAATTGTCTCAGatattctgttctattttttttttaattctcttttctctctgcattACAGTTTGGGGAGTCACCACTGAGAAATCTTCAAGCTTGTTGATTCTTTCCTTGGCTGCTTCCAGTCTACTGGTAAGTCCAccaaaggcattcttcatttctgttaaagTGTTTTTAATTCTAGCATTTCCTTTGGATTATTTAttagaatttccatctctctatgtACATTGTCCTCTGTTCTTGCATGGAACCCACTTATTCCATTAGAGCCCATAGCATATCtattatagttatttttaattcCCAGTTCAATAATTCCAAAATCCCTGCCTTCCTGAGTCTGGTTCTGTTGTGTGTTTTGTCTCTTcagattgttatgttttcttgccttttagcaTGCCTTGTAATTTGTTGTCACAAGCTGGACATGATGTAATAGGTAGTAGTAACTGAGCTGAATAGGTCGTTAGTGAATTTATGATTATCTGGTTAGGATTTATTCTTGTTTACTGTTTGTTGTAACTGAAGGTGTCTGAAGCTTCAATTTCTTCCTCCAATATCCTTATTTTCCTCTCCCATGTTGTTTTCTGAATTTCTCTAGCAACAAGTTCTTAAGAGTCTGAGACTTGCAGTTCTTAGAGCTGCAATTTCCTGTTTTTATACAGGATCCCTGTTGATGTGGTGATGTAGTGTGGTAGAAGAGGAAGTGTTCTGTATGTAATCCTATGATTAGGTCTCATTCTTTTATTGAGCCTTTGCTCTTGGGCTGTGACCATCTCAGCTGTATTTCCCCATTGGGTGAGACAAAAGCTAGAGGGAGCTGGAGTTGGGTGTTTCCTTCCCCCTACATCTGTTAGGTTCTGGGAAAGTAGTTCCCCTTGAATGCAGGTGGAGAACAGAATGCCCTGGGCATATTTCAAAGtggttcctttttccttttccctgctGGAAGCACAAGGGGAATTTTCTCCACTCTTCATCATGGAGGTAAAGCTCATGAAAGTTTGGGGACCAAAGATTGAGCCCCCAGGATATTTTAACCTTCAAGCTAGTCGACACTCAGTCTCCAGCAGTTTGATGATTACAGGTTAAGTTTTACTACTTGCTCTTAGCTTTAGTGGCTTCTGCTCCTGGTAAGTTGTGATTCTCTGTATTTGCCTAGCTCTCTACTTTTCAGGTTATTGGTTTACCCTGTGACTTCAATTCTCTGATGTATCTAAGGAGTGATTAATTTTCAATGTGTTCAGATCTTTCTTGTTGTTAGAATGGGAGTAATGACTTCTAGGCTCTTTAtgagagaaagcagaaaaatttgtgtccagttttcaacactaGAAGTGGTGCTGTACATCTGTGTCTTCTTCCTCACTTTATTGGGAATGCTTATAACATTTCACATTTGAGTATGCTTGCTGTAGATTTTACAAATTGGAAATCCCCTTCTAATGTAAGTTTGCTGAAAGTTATTATCATAAACTGGTGAAGAATTTTTATCAAAGGCTTTTTATTTGCACCTGCAcattatcaaatgctttttctccttttactgCTAACATAATGATTTCCAATGTATTTCCAAGGTGATATCTTCTTTGCATTCCTTGGATGCatcatatttcttcatttaattcaCCACTATATTGGGTATGCTATTGTGATAGGTTGAATTATACACcctaggaaaacatgttctttatcttaatctcttcctgtgagagtgaacccattgtaaataggactagTTGAAGATCTTAATTGTAGTTAAGGTggagccaactgaatcaggttgagatttattccagattactggagtcttttataagtagaatgaaattcagacataggaagagaaagccacgaggaagcaagaagctagaagtcagtgaACCTGGGAAGAGAcgggagaagatgccaccatgtgccatgtgatggaaaggcCAAGGACCCAAAGATCACTAGCAGTCAACCCCAGAAatccacagtcttcagggagaaagcatccccTTGCTGACAACACAATTTTAGACTTCTCATAGCCTCAAaacaatgagccaataaatccccattgtttaagccaacccggaTCATAGTATTTGTGATCGCAGCTGGGAAACCAAGAAAGCTATgaatttatttagaatatttgtttctaTCTGAGGGATTGTTACTGAAGAGTCATTTCTTGGGGCATATTTATATGGTCTTTGGATCAAGGACAGCTAGCTATTTAAAATAGTTGAGCAATTTCCCATCTTTTTGCATTGTTTGGAAGAGTTTACATAAGATGTTGAGTAGGTTTTCCCTGACCATTTGAGGTAACAGACCTCCAAACCTGATTGGGCCTGGAGCATTTTGAGGGTCCCAGAGATTTTGACTAGAGTTTCAGCTATACCGTTCAGTTAAaggtttctatttctttatgGACATATTTGGTCATGTATATTTTGCTAAAAATTCTTCCATTTCACGTGGGTTATCAAACTGAAAGGCATGATATTTACTAAAAAAACTTCCTTTTATATTATAGAATTTCTCAAACATATACGACAGTACAGTACGGAAAAATGAACCCAAGGCACCAGACACTCAGCATCAACAGTCACATTCATTTTACACAGAAGCTTGTCCAGATTaaggtttatttatttgtttgtttattggcaAGGTCACTCCAGAGGTGATGCTGTGTGCTTCCATTAGGACAAAAATAACATCTGTGTATGTATTGTCATTTACGATCATCATCTTTATCCGTTAATTCATTAAGGGCTGCAGAATGGTAATTCTCTTAATTCCATCATCCTTTGAGTTTGTTACTTCaaatttttctactttctttgtcaCCACTTGTCATCCTGAGGTAATGGCAAAACTTATTTATAGTACTTTCTTTTAATCTTTAAGACTTTTCTGCACCTATATCTTGTACCATTTTATTTACCTAATATCAACTATATATGCTTCTTTCTTTAGTACTTGATAATACTTCAGTAATTTCTTTAGTAATTGATAATAATTGATAAGAGCTGGATTTCATTAGTTGGCTCCAGTGTCTCCCAATTCAACATTTGTgcatttatctttattatttccaatCTTCTACTTCTTTGCATTTAACATGCTGTTCTTTCCCTAACGTCTTGAATTCTTTGgaggttttaaatattttttttctctaaatctaTTTAAGGCTACAAATATCCCTCTGAGAACCACCTGAGTTCTTTTGCATGAGAATGCTATAAAGTTTTGTTTAGTGcacaaattgtttaaaattggaaTATATCTGTATGTTTTGCTCTTAGAGtttttgaatatatatgtatatatctatttctatatatctgtatttgtgtctctctctatatatatctacATACACAGACACTAGTGAgtgtaaaaaattatttttgagaagAGGAACAGTAGATTTAGAGCAGATTTCAGGATCCATGGGGTATTTTGCATTGTGATGTTTTACTTATTAAAGATAGAAGAGATGTGAACATATTTAACAGCTAGAGACAGAATTGAGTTATTTCTAAGAATGAAGGAaggtttttgcatttaaaaaacaatcaatatAATTGGCCAACTGTACAGGGATTATCTAGGAAAACATAAaccattctaaatatataactCAGAGGAATTGAATACATGAAGTTGATTACTCAAGTGATAGCAAAGACAATCAGCAGtgacttggcttaaacaatacTTCGTATGTTGAGGCAGTAACTCCAACCTCTAGGTCAcaagagacaaagagaagaggTAGTGTTACTGGAGCCTGGAGAGTTTGGATCAACAAAATCTTCAAACATGGTGGGCCTGTCTGATGGAGGCTCTAGCCATGGAAAACAAGTAGTCATTGAAGCAGGAATCAATAGATgtacagagagagaaggagaaaaactcTGGGCACTTCTGATATCCTGGGCTGTACTCTGCTGTTGCCCCATCTTAACTTAACCAAGCTGGCATCCATATGGAGGGAATAAGATTTGGGAGTCAACCTTGTAGAGAACAGAGCAGGGGAAGTATGAAGAATGGATCTGAGGGCAAATAGGTCCAGGACTGGCATAGCACATGGACAGATCAGATGAGAAAAGGCATATCTTAATTAGCAGAATAGTGATTTATGAAATTGAGCAATCATTCATGCTAAAAAAGATAGTTTATCAGAGAAGATAAAGGGTATCTAAAACAAACTTGACAGTACACATCTTAATGTGGAAACATTGAAAGGTTTTACTTTGAAATTGGGAGGCAGAAAAGGATGCCTGTTCTCAgcatttttattcaatatttaattGAAGATACTATACAGTGCAATAATGGGAATCAGAAGAATGCAAAGGGATAGgtatcaaaaaaagaaatatagctaCTTTCATTAACACATGCTTAAATGACTATAAAGAAAATCTTAAGAtaaactctctttttttttttttttgcatgtctttattgctcatctacccatacactggttaaacggtgtgtcagtcacaaggtttctaCAATTAcgtggtcacatgataaaagctatataggtatataatcattatcaaagataaagtctactggattacagttcaataatttcaagtatttccttctggctattctgatacactagaaactaaaaagaaatatctgtataatgcgtCAGTAGTCCTAGTAGTTTGTCAAATCCTCATTTCTCAGTTAAACCTCTTCCCTATCATTTGaacattctctcaatcttcagggaagATAAACtcttatataaataaaagtatttttcgAAGTTACTGGGTAAAAGAACAATGTGCAAAAGTATACTCTGTTTTGGGAACAAAAAACCtgagaaagaatttaaagaaaatatagattgtgAATTACCATAACAAAACACTTGGtgccaaagaacaaataaaataaagaaagtaTAAAATGTCTGGAAAAAATATACGTCATTTATTTAGAGAAATTAATGAAGACCTGACTAAACAGAGAAATAGTATTATGTTTGAGGATAGGAAAGTTCAATATTGGAAGCATTTTAATTGTCCACAAATTTAATTTACAGATAGCAgtaatccccacccccaccaataaattaaataaatagggCTTGTGTGTGAATGTCTTTgtaaatgtgcatgtgtgtgtgtgaaacttAGCAAGCTGATTGTAGTACTGAAAATGACAAGCAAATTTCCAGGAAGGGTCAATATACTCTAGAGTAAGCAAAAGAATATATGAGGACTTAATCTGCCAGGTATTAAGAACTATTGTTAAAAAtctatagaaattaaaattttgtggTATTGGTTTAGGGATAAGCAGgtagatcaatggaactgaataaaGTGTCTCAAAACAGACCGACTTTTAGAAGATCCCTGACTTATTAAAAATGCTAATATAGAGAAGTGGGGATAGAACATTCTTTTCACTAAGTAATGACAGTGGAACAACTGAATATACATATTGTAAACAAAATGCGCTGGAATCCTTCCTCACACTAGACACAAAAGTCGTTTCCAGGTGGATTAAACACATTTGTcaaactttttattataaaaatgttcaaacttaCGTAACAGTAgagactaggaaaaaaaaaatatatgtatctgcCAAATAGAGAGCATGGATCAAGTAGGGTATCTGGAGGGAAAAGGACTGAAAGAGGCTGAGGACATTGATCAGTCAAGTGGTAGGAGAGCTGGAGATCATATGAGCTAACGAGGAGGAGAAGAAATGATAGCTCCTTCTTAAAATGGCAGCTGCTTAAGCTCCCTTGTCCCCTACAAGTTGGCCCAGTTACCTCATTGGCCTTCATGTTAAAAGAGTAGTACATGGGACTTTGCTCTGACTTCAGAGAAAACCGTCTGTGCCAATGATCTGTCCATTCCATCTGCCTCTATACCACTATCCCTCTTGAATTGTAGATCTCTGAACCTCTGGAAGTACAAAAGGAGAGCAAGAGCATATCTGTTGGCAAAATTGTGGCTTGTGTAATGTCTGCACTCCG
This window harbors:
- the LOC119525849 gene encoding melanoma-associated antigen B4-like translates to MPRGQKSKSRAREKRRQAQGETQGLEGAEAPAAEEEESPSPSSPVLGGALQCTPAAGIPQESQRSPPPTTPTKAFSRLRVAEGARCQDENRPSSFQATCYAESSCRDPLTRKARMLVEFLTEKYKSKEPITKAAMLKIVNKKYQNQFPEILRRTAERMELVFGLELKEVDPSGQSYSLVSKLDLTSEGNLSGGGALPRTGLLMTLLGVIFMKGNRATEEEIWGFLNALGVFAGRKHLIFGEPRRLLTKDLVQEKYLEYQQVPDSDPPRYEFLWGSRAHAETSKMKVLEVLAKINDTVPSSFPALYEEALRDEQERAGTRVPVTAGTTVPARARPRASASSSSCK